In Mixophyes fleayi isolate aMixFle1 chromosome 4, aMixFle1.hap1, whole genome shotgun sequence, the following proteins share a genomic window:
- the LOC142150678 gene encoding histone H3, producing MARTKQTARKSTGGKAPRKQLATKAARKSAPATGGVKKPHRYRPGTVALREIRRYQKSTELLIRKLPFQRLVREIAQDFKTDLRFQSSAVMALQEASEAYLVGLFEDTNLCAIHAKRVTIMPKDIQLARRIRGERA from the coding sequence AAGCTCCCCGCAAGCAGCTGGCAACTAAAGCCGCCCGGAAGAGCGCCCCAGCTACCGGCGGCGTGAAGAAGCCGCATCGGTACCGTCCCGGGACAGTTGCTCTCCGAGAGATCCGCCGCTACCAGAAATCCACTGAGCTGCTGATCCGCAAGTTGCCCTTCCAGCGTCTGGTGCGGGAGATCGCCCAGGACTTCAAGACCGACCTGCGCTTCCAGAGCTCGGCAGTCATGGCCCTGCAAGAGGCCAGCGAGGCTTACCTGGTGGGGCTCTTCGAGGACACCAACCTCTGCGCCATCCACGCCAAGAGGGTGACCATCATGCCCAAAGACATCCAGCTGGCCCGCAGAATCCGCGGGGAGAGGGCATAA